In Salvelinus sp. IW2-2015 linkage group LG3, ASM291031v2, whole genome shotgun sequence, the DNA window GAACAGAACAAACCCGAAACTGTTTGCCTAAAACCAGGGATAACTCCTCACGGCATGGCTACACCCATTCAGCCTGTACTCCTCTGTTTCGATAGGGGATGTTTTTGATGTAGTGTGTGGAGCAGGGGAAGAGTCTGCTATCTCCATGCCTGTGTCATCCCCCCCAGTCAAAAAATACCCCAAGCTCACTTTTCCAAttcctgttttctgttttctgtcgCTGCCATCTTTTTTTTCATTGCCTTGTTCAGTCCCCTCTGGTGGCTCTGTCAATAAGCCAGTCATGACAATGACACGTGGAATTTTTCATTACCTTGCCCCAGGGcactatatagttcactacccaTGCCTCTTTTCCACTCTTgttcacaccctctctctctcggatTCTCTCTATTTGTCCCTGTCCTGTTCAGACGACGCCTGCTGTGTTCCCTAGCTGTCTGTACTGCTGTTTAGCGAGGAGTAGAGCTGTGTAGGATTGAGCAGGACAACGTGTGACCACGTAGAACAGTCTAGGGCTGTGTGTAGGGCTGTATTAGGGCAGTGCAGGGCACAAGGGCTGTGTTGGGCTGGCAGAGGTAGGGCTCTCCCATGGCCTGCCCGCAGTGCCCGGCCCCTGGGTCCTACACCTCGGTTATTATCCCTCTCCGGAGCAGCATCTACAGCCTTGACGCCCTACGCTTCTACCTATGGGTgagacctgtgtggtgtgtgtgcatggtgtgtgttgtgtgtgtgtggtttgtgtggtgtgtgtgtgtgtgttgtgtgtgtgtgtgtgtgtgtggtgtgtgtgtgtgtgtgtgtgtgtgtgtgtgtgtgtgtgtgtgtgtgtgtgtgtgtgtgtgtgcgttgataCTTATCAGGGGCTTCAGTTTGACAGATTCATAGGTAAAATATGCTGGCGTGAGTGCACACcgtgtctctgtctgactgactgacttattGTACCATACAGTATGTTCTGCATATTACCAAAGTGAGCGTATCAAGACAGGAATGCCGGCGTGTGCATTTCACATGGCCTTATTTCACATAGGATTATGTAGAGAACTGTAGTTGCGATTATAGATAGTCGGTGTCTGTTCAACATGAAATGACAGAGGGAGTTACAATGAGGTAATCAATTCCAAACGTTGTAAACACAAGCTATTGTATTGAGTTTGTATTGAGTAACCCCAGCCATAGTACACCCCAGGTCCCATCTGGAGCTTCATTACACACATAAGGCTACACTATTACATTTTGTCATTGCTTAAAATGACTCTATTCACTCCTTGTTTCATGAGGTAGTTCTAGTTTCATGGATACAGATCCATGTTTAGTCTTCGACATCAGAGCAGCGGGACTCCATTGCAACAGCCACCCCGATGACAAATTCCCACATGTTTAGTCCAGCTCCTCACAGCTTCCTGGCAAAAGCCTAAATATAGTATTCCAGTCACACAGTAGTAGGCTACTCATCTACACTATATTTCCATATCCAACACAACATACTTGTAGCTCTACCAACTTCATTTCCCAATACAAATCTCCTATATGGAAAATAAAGCTAATTGAATTTGAATGTTGCCTATATCTCACTTCTTGTTGTCTCAGATTAAGAGGCTGAAGAACTTGGAGAGGGAGCAGGACACTCTGTGGGCCGGGCTGCAGGTTCTGGAGCAAGCCCGACTATGGTACCGACATAGACTGGAGGACAACAGATCCAGGCAGGCTAACGTGGGCACCGGGGCTGGAGCTAGGGCAGAGGTGTGGGGAGGAGAGGTGAGTTACTACAGTGAGGTTCAGATTGTTTTACACAGATAGACAGAACTTCGCAAATTGTTCTCCATGTTGGCACCAAACAATAAAATGAGCAGTCTAACTAACATTTTTTACGGGAATTTTATGCCTTGGAAACTCAAGCTGAGCTTGCATattctgtatatacagttgaagtcggaagtttacatacacttaggttggagtcattaaaactcgtttttcaaccactccacaaatttcttattaacaaaccatagttttggcaagtcggttaggacatctacttcatgcatgacaaaagtaatttttccaacaattgtttacagacatattatttaacttataattcactgtatcacatttccagtgggtcagaagtttacatacactaagttgactgtgcctttaaacaactttcagaaaatttcagaaaatgatgtcatggctttagaagcttctgataggctaattgacatcatttgagtcaggggtacatgtggatgtatttcaaggcctaccttcaaactcagtgcctctttgcttgacatcatgggaaaatcaaaagaaatcagccaagacctcagaaaaWAAATTGTASACYTYcacaagtctggttcatccttgggagcaatttccaaatgcatgaaggtaccacattcatctgtacaaacaatagtatgcaagtataaacaccatgggaccacgcagccgtcataccgctcaggaaggagaggcgttctgtctcctagagatgaacgtactttggtgtgaaaagtgcaaatcaatcccagaacaacagcaaaggaccttgtgaagatgctggaggaaacaggaacaaaagtatctatatccacagtaaaacgagtcctatatcgacataacctcaaaggccgctcagcaaggaagaagccactgctccaaaaccgccataaaaaaagacagactacggtttgcaactgcacatgggggcaaagattgtactttttggagaaatgtcctctggtctgatgaaacaaaaatagaactgtttggccataatgaccatcgttatgtttggaggaaaaagggggatgcttgcaaggcgaagaacaccatctcaactgtGAAGGACGGGGTCGCAGATtcaagttgtgggggtgctttgctgcatgagggactggtgcactttacaaaatagataggaaaatgatgtggatatattaaagcaacatctcaagacatcagtcaggaagttaaagcttggtcgcaaatgggttttccaaatggacaatgaccccaagcatacttccaaagttgtggcaaaacggcttaatgacaacaaagtcaaggtattggagtggccatcacaaagccctgacctcaatcccatagaaaatttgtgggcagccatgaaaaaagcgtgtgtgagcaaggaggcctagaaacctgactcagttacaccagctctgtcaggaggaatgggtcaaaattcccccaacttattgtgggaagcttgtggaaggcaacctgaaacgtttaacccaagttaaacaatttaaaggcaatgctaccaaatactaattgagtgtatgtaaacttctgacccactgggaatgtgatgaaataaattacacctgaaataaatcattctctctactattatcctgacattacacattcttaaaataaagtggtgttcctaactgacctagg includes these proteins:
- the LOC111981117 gene encoding suppressor APC domain-containing protein 1-like, producing the protein MACPQCPAPGSYTSVIIPLRSSIYSLDALRFYLWIKRLKNLEREQDTLWAGLQVLEQARLWYRHRLEDNRSRQANVGTGAGARAEVWGGEGVSSCRLRSQIQRVNGSLGSLMIEPNVTGCPSSPKRVEVSDNELRWQNTVLVQEVSEKNFQISLLELERDRLLQELSVHLGTEV